The following proteins come from a genomic window of Chloroflexota bacterium:
- a CDS encoding cysteine synthase family protein, which produces MTLANIFTNSRDLVWSVAPETAGHGHSLLAQVGNTPLLNLSHLLIRPGVHLYAKAEWFNPGGSVKDRAALRMIEDGELSGDLTRRKVIIDATSGNTGIGYAMIGAAKGYDVHLVMPANVTAERKSLASAYGATIIESDPLEGADGAIHLVREIVAATPERYYYPDQYNNPGNWQVHFDATGPEIIRQTGGRITHFVAGLGTTGTFMGVGRRLKQFRPSIQLVALQPADELQVIEGLKHMETSIVPGIYDPNLADQFLPIEADQAWITARRLAREEGLFVGFSAGAALYGALQVANQMENGVVVTLLPDGGAKYVSLGLFE; this is translated from the coding sequence ATGACCCTAGCCAATATATTCACGAACAGCCGGGACCTGGTCTGGTCGGTGGCACCAGAAACTGCCGGCCATGGCCATTCACTGCTTGCCCAGGTAGGCAATACCCCACTATTGAACCTTAGCCACCTGCTAATACGCCCTGGCGTCCATCTCTATGCCAAGGCGGAGTGGTTTAATCCGGGTGGATCGGTCAAGGACCGGGCGGCGTTGCGAATGATCGAGGATGGAGAACTCAGCGGAGACCTGACCCGGCGCAAAGTGATCATCGACGCCACCAGCGGCAACACCGGCATTGGCTATGCCATGATCGGTGCTGCAAAAGGTTACGATGTGCATCTTGTCATGCCCGCCAATGTGACCGCGGAACGCAAATCGCTGGCGAGCGCCTATGGTGCGACAATCATCGAGAGCGATCCGCTGGAGGGGGCTGACGGAGCGATTCACCTGGTGCGCGAGATCGTGGCCGCGACCCCTGAACGCTATTACTATCCTGACCAATACAACAACCCCGGAAATTGGCAGGTCCACTTCGACGCCACGGGGCCTGAGATCATCCGTCAAACCGGGGGCAGGATCACCCACTTTGTTGCCGGCCTGGGGACAACCGGCACCTTCATGGGCGTCGGACGGCGACTGAAACAGTTCAGGCCCTCCATCCAGTTGGTTGCACTCCAGCCCGCCGATGAACTTCAGGTCATCGAGGGTTTAAAACACATGGAAACCTCGATTGTTCCGGGCATCTATGATCCGAATCTGGCCGACCAATTCCTGCCGATCGAAGCAGATCAAGCCTGGATAACAGCACGGCGTCTGGCTCGAGAAGAAGGCTTGTTCGTCGGTTTTAGTGCAGGTGCAGCCCTGTATGGCGCGCTTCAGGTCGCCAACCAGATGGAGAATGGAGTAGTCGTGACCCTGCTTCCCGACGGTGGCGCCAAATATGTTAGCCTGGGATTATTCGAATAG
- a CDS encoding M67 family metallopeptidase, translated as MTIATSIELPRQIYDGIVAHAREGAPQEICGILSGIDGRATELVRAQNEAENPVMDYWVDGQTLLRQFDFEDQGEAMIAIYHSHPVDEAYPSATDARNAYYPDATYLICSLLQPDQPTLRAYRLLSKELDQRPAELLAVRGNPDFLAHHHRDDTNDTYDLLVRESDGRERWQRVEIIEQDVVVRD; from the coding sequence ATGACCATCGCTACATCTATCGAACTACCGCGACAGATCTATGACGGGATCGTGGCCCATGCCCGCGAGGGCGCCCCACAGGAGATATGTGGCATCCTCAGTGGCATCGATGGACGCGCCACTGAGCTGGTGCGGGCGCAAAATGAAGCTGAGAATCCTGTCATGGATTACTGGGTGGACGGGCAGACCCTTCTGCGACAGTTCGACTTCGAGGATCAGGGAGAGGCAATGATCGCCATCTATCACTCCCACCCTGTCGACGAGGCTTATCCTTCAGCGACGGACGCGCGCAATGCCTACTATCCTGACGCCACCTATCTGATCTGCTCACTGCTTCAACCCGATCAACCGACCCTTCGCGCCTACCGGCTGCTATCGAAGGAGCTCGACCAACGGCCGGCAGAGTTGCTTGCCGTGCGAGGAAACCCAGATTTCCTGGCCCATCATCACAGGGACGACACCAACGATACCTATGATCTGCTGGTCAGAGAATCCGACGGCAGGGAGCGTTGGCAGCGGGTCGAGATCATCGAACAGGATGTTGTTGTCCGAGATTAA
- a CDS encoding glycosyltransferase family 39 protein, producing the protein MTETTSRRRSQFDRWILWLILLLATALRFLRIGNQSLWADEGNSVALALRSISEISANAAADIHPPLYYWFLHFWVRIFGTSEIAVRSLSAVWGIFLVWLVYQIGSRLHDRRTGLIAAFLAAINPFLIYYSQEARMYSMLAALAALLFYGLVRFILHESIVLPADGTGKTISFSAPATAVILVASIAGLYTHYTFPILILTATLLYLLWVYDSRRRGFVSIRLLQWGLLLIVMGFFYLPWLGTAIDRLTSWPRSGQDIAWTEALSEMTRLLALGPVAQGDTNSVWMVIFILLFILGLFPWARPGRRRSHWLSWLLPFAWLATPVFLILLADLYKPAFFKFLIVSVAPFVLLMGRGITGFEASLKRNPWGRRSTTAAAISDKRAGKSGNQQAEVAAKSSAGKWISLIWVVVTLILVIIPTAMTLQVYYFDQDVSRDDYRAIASYIEAVSQPDDAVILNAPGQQEVFDYYYGGDIPVYGLPEQRPVDKAAAVAQLEQLAGQHRQLFALFWATDESDPDSIVEGWLDTHAYKSAETWQGNVRFVIYATQQATDDWPEQSSGASLGDQIRLNSYALSSQNITSGEVLQLQLAWQALSQADADYTVFVQLLDARNQVAVQRDAPPISGGAPTGRWQTGEVVIDNHGLFISPGTAPGDYLLITGMYNPQTGERLISGAADYIDLGTVRVERPDTPPAPAALGMDTDRSFKFDEVTMLGFDHYKRGFRHAPDTPLHPNDLLHFTFFWQADVQPTAAWWFTVRLIQGTDKEVAAVSGPLVSKEYPTLNWEEGEIVRGEHDLFLPDYLTSDRYQLQLFLHTGNPEAIADRVNLGQITISEP; encoded by the coding sequence ATGACCGAAACGACCTCCCGGAGACGCAGCCAATTCGATAGATGGATCCTGTGGCTGATCTTGCTGCTGGCGACCGCGTTGCGATTCTTGCGGATCGGTAACCAAAGCCTCTGGGCTGACGAGGGCAATAGCGTCGCGCTGGCATTGCGTTCCATCAGCGAGATCTCCGCCAACGCAGCAGCGGATATCCATCCACCCCTTTATTATTGGTTTCTCCACTTCTGGGTGCGTATATTTGGCACCAGTGAGATTGCTGTTCGCTCCCTCTCTGCCGTATGGGGTATCTTTCTTGTCTGGTTGGTTTACCAGATCGGCAGCCGGCTCCACGATAGACGCACTGGGTTGATCGCGGCCTTTCTGGCGGCGATCAATCCCTTCTTGATCTATTACAGCCAGGAAGCCCGCATGTATTCGATGCTGGCAGCTCTGGCAGCCCTGCTATTTTATGGTCTTGTCCGCTTCATTCTGCACGAGTCGATTGTCCTGCCGGCCGACGGCACCGGAAAGACAATCTCCTTCTCGGCTCCGGCGACGGCAGTGATCCTGGTGGCATCGATCGCGGGACTCTATACCCACTACACGTTCCCGATCCTGATCCTCACAGCCACTTTGCTCTACCTGTTGTGGGTATACGACTCCCGACGCAGGGGATTCGTATCGATCCGTCTGCTTCAGTGGGGACTCCTGTTGATCGTGATGGGCTTCTTCTACCTTCCCTGGCTTGGAACGGCGATCGACCGGCTGACCAGCTGGCCGCGGTCGGGCCAGGATATCGCCTGGACCGAGGCGTTGAGCGAGATGACGCGCCTGTTGGCGCTGGGTCCGGTGGCTCAGGGTGATACCAACAGCGTCTGGATGGTCATTTTCATATTGCTTTTCATCCTGGGCCTTTTTCCCTGGGCACGTCCCGGGCGGCGACGCTCCCATTGGCTCAGTTGGCTGCTGCCCTTCGCATGGCTGGCAACCCCGGTCTTTTTGATACTGCTGGCCGATCTCTACAAACCAGCCTTCTTCAAGTTCCTGATCGTTTCAGTGGCGCCCTTTGTCCTGCTGATGGGCCGGGGCATCACCGGATTTGAGGCTTCCCTCAAGCGAAATCCCTGGGGACGACGGTCGACCACGGCCGCAGCCATTTCGGACAAGCGGGCTGGCAAGAGCGGCAATCAACAGGCTGAGGTCGCCGCCAAATCGTCCGCGGGAAAATGGATTTCACTCATCTGGGTTGTGGTAACGCTAATCCTTGTGATAATCCCCACAGCCATGACTTTGCAGGTCTACTACTTCGATCAGGACGTTTCACGGGACGACTATCGCGCCATAGCCTCGTATATTGAAGCGGTTTCTCAGCCCGACGACGCCGTTATCCTCAATGCACCCGGACAGCAGGAAGTGTTCGACTACTATTATGGCGGTGATATCCCGGTCTACGGCCTGCCGGAACAGCGTCCTGTCGACAAAGCTGCTGCCGTTGCCCAGCTCGAACAATTGGCCGGGCAACACCGCCAGCTTTTTGCGCTCTTTTGGGCTACCGATGAAAGTGATCCCGATAGCATTGTGGAAGGCTGGTTAGACACGCACGCCTATAAATCAGCTGAAACCTGGCAGGGCAATGTACGTTTCGTGATCTACGCCACCCAACAGGCCACAGACGACTGGCCGGAACAGAGTTCAGGCGCAAGCCTCGGCGATCAAATTCGCTTGAACAGCTACGCCTTGTCCTCCCAGAATATCACTTCAGGCGAGGTCCTGCAGCTGCAACTGGCCTGGCAGGCCCTGAGCCAAGCAGATGCCGACTATACGGTGTTTGTGCAACTCCTGGATGCGCGGAACCAGGTGGCCGTTCAACGGGACGCACCGCCGATCAGCGGTGGCGCTCCGACTGGCAGATGGCAGACGGGCGAGGTCGTAATTGACAACCATGGGTTGTTCATCTCTCCCGGTACTGCACCTGGAGACTATCTTCTCATCACCGGCATGTACAATCCGCAAACAGGCGAGCGACTCATCAGTGGTGCCGCCGATTACATCGATCTTGGCACTGTCCGGGTGGAGCGTCCTGATACGCCACCCGCGCCGGCGGCTTTGGGCATGGACACCGATCGCTCATTCAAGTTCGATGAAGTCACCATGCTGGGTTTCGACCACTACAAGCGGGGCTTTCGGCACGCCCCGGATACGCCGTTGCATCCCAACGATCTGCTTCACTTCACCTTTTTCTGGCAGGCCGATGTCCAACCGACCGCGGCCTGGTGGTTCACGGTTCGCCTGATACAGGGCACTGACAAGGAAGTGGCTGCAGTCAGCGGACCGCTGGTCAGCAAGGAATACCCGACGCTGAACTGGGAAGAGGGCGAGATCGTCCGCGGTGAACACGATTTATTTCTGCCCGACTACCTCACATCTGATCGCTACCAACTTCAACTCTTCCTCCATACCGGCAACCCGGAAGCCATCGCGGACAGAGTGAATCTGGGCCAGATTACAATTAGCGAACCATAA
- a CDS encoding S8 family peptidase codes for MSDSLLSMLAAASPDKPVPVIIRYKNLDAMARANADHAGQAADIELGYQYSLLPAQRASGTPEKIAALAESPHIATIWPDLPVHTMLDVSVPLIRTPELWNLGVDGSGVRVAVVDTGIDPDHPDLQGRIAAVKDFTKADGDARDGNGHGTHVAGTIAGSGEASDGTYKGVAPQAELLVAKVLRDNGSGMTSDVMAGVEWAVFEDAQVINLSLGSSINCDGSDALSTLCDEAVAQGVVVCAAAGNAGPFPGTVGSPGCARRVITIGATDDDDQITGFSSRGPTRDGRIKPDICFPGNAIVAARAEGTSMGEPVNAYYTTGSGTSMATPHAAGAAALLLQAFPDLTPDEVKRQLMQSAVDLGLDANTQGSGRGDLLAAYLVQGPPLPIPTDPPSPPEPGGCLGFGSTSSAASRTSADGGRVPMEFWVILAVLLMLCACVTFVAAALVAIGLTY; via the coding sequence ATGAGCGACTCGCTGCTTTCCATGCTGGCAGCTGCTTCACCTGACAAACCTGTTCCCGTCATCATTCGATATAAGAATCTGGACGCGATGGCCAGAGCCAATGCCGATCACGCAGGTCAGGCAGCCGACATCGAGCTGGGGTATCAATACAGCTTGCTGCCAGCGCAGAGGGCCTCCGGCACACCGGAAAAGATAGCCGCGCTGGCCGAGAGCCCCCACATTGCAACCATCTGGCCCGATCTGCCGGTACATACCATGCTGGACGTTTCCGTGCCCCTCATCAGGACGCCTGAGCTATGGAACCTTGGGGTGGACGGAAGCGGGGTGCGCGTGGCGGTCGTCGACACCGGCATTGACCCCGATCATCCCGATCTGCAGGGCCGCATTGCCGCCGTCAAGGACTTCACCAAAGCCGATGGGGATGCCAGAGATGGCAATGGCCACGGCACCCACGTAGCAGGCACAATCGCGGGCAGTGGCGAAGCATCGGACGGCACCTACAAGGGCGTGGCACCGCAGGCCGAGTTGCTTGTGGCCAAAGTGCTCAGAGACAATGGCAGCGGCATGACCAGCGATGTCATGGCCGGGGTGGAATGGGCGGTCTTCGAAGACGCCCAGGTGATCAATCTCTCGTTGGGCTCCTCGATTAACTGCGATGGCTCTGATGCCCTGTCGACCCTCTGCGACGAAGCTGTGGCCCAGGGGGTTGTCGTCTGTGCGGCGGCTGGAAACGCGGGCCCCTTCCCCGGCACGGTCGGGTCCCCAGGCTGCGCTCGGCGGGTAATCACGATTGGCGCCACCGATGACGACGATCAGATTACAGGCTTTTCCTCGCGCGGGCCTACACGCGATGGGCGCATCAAGCCAGATATTTGCTTTCCTGGCAATGCGATCGTGGCCGCACGAGCCGAGGGAACCTCGATGGGTGAACCAGTAAATGCATATTATACCACCGGTTCAGGCACCAGCATGGCGACCCCTCATGCCGCAGGCGCTGCTGCCCTGTTGCTTCAAGCCTTTCCCGATCTGACTCCGGACGAGGTCAAAAGACAATTGATGCAGTCGGCCGTTGACCTGGGCCTCGACGCCAATACGCAGGGCAGTGGTCGAGGCGATCTCCTGGCAGCATACCTGGTGCAGGGACCACCTCTTCCAATCCCGACGGATCCACCGTCACCCCCGGAACCGGGCGGTTGTCTGGGGTTTGGCAGCACCAGTTCTGCCGCGTCACGCACATCTGCCGATGGCGGCCGGGTTCCGATGGAATTTTGGGTAATCCTGGCTGTTTTGCTGATGCTCTGCGCCTGTGTGACATTCGTTGCTGCGGCCCTGGTTGCCATTGGCCTGACCTACTGA
- a CDS encoding ubiquitin-like small modifier protein 1 codes for MSTVRIPTPLRHLTGGQSKVNASGNTVSAVIENLESTYPGMGEKLLDENGEIKRFINVFVDGNEIRTIDGADTPVGDHDEITIVPAMAGGSFQEPH; via the coding sequence ATGTCAACCGTACGCATTCCCACACCGTTGCGCCACCTTACAGGCGGTCAATCCAAGGTAAACGCCTCAGGCAACACCGTCAGTGCAGTAATCGAAAACCTGGAGTCAACCTATCCTGGCATGGGTGAAAAGCTTTTGGACGAAAACGGAGAAATCAAACGGTTCATCAATGTATTTGTCGACGGCAATGAGATCCGCACCATCGACGGCGCCGACACGCCGGTGGGCGATCACGACGAAATCACCATTGTGCCTGCCATGGCCGGCGGCAGTTTCCAGGAGCCCCATTAA
- a CDS encoding MBL fold metallo-hydrolase, translating to MILESLSVGMLQVNCYILGCEQTNQGVIIDPGGNASGILNLVNQLGLSIVSIPNTHAHFDHILAVDEVKAATGAPFWLHRDDQPVLKGGREMVKLWMGYDPGPMPEVDSFISAGDTLHVGEEELEVRLAPGHSPGSVIFIHHDSRRVIGGDVLFAGGVGRFDFPGSDGPTLLRSIHEQLLTLPDDYAVFPGHGPATTIGRERQANPYLQPGMATLFES from the coding sequence ATGATTCTGGAAAGTCTTTCTGTAGGCATGCTACAGGTGAACTGCTACATACTTGGTTGCGAGCAGACCAACCAGGGTGTTATTATCGATCCTGGTGGAAATGCGTCTGGCATCCTGAACCTGGTGAACCAGTTGGGATTGTCCATCGTTTCGATCCCCAATACCCACGCTCATTTCGACCACATTTTGGCTGTCGACGAGGTAAAGGCCGCTACCGGCGCCCCCTTCTGGCTCCACAGGGACGACCAGCCAGTGCTCAAGGGGGGTCGCGAAATGGTCAAACTCTGGATGGGTTACGACCCCGGCCCAATGCCTGAGGTCGACAGTTTCATCTCGGCCGGCGATACGCTTCACGTTGGAGAAGAGGAATTGGAAGTCAGGCTGGCGCCCGGCCACTCGCCCGGTTCAGTGATCTTCATCCATCACGACAGCCGGCGGGTCATCGGCGGAGACGTACTCTTTGCAGGGGGCGTAGGACGCTTCGATTTCCCCGGAAGTGACGGTCCGACCCTGCTGCGGTCGATCCATGAACAGTTATTGACCCTGCCGGACGACTACGCGGTCTTCCCGGGCCATGGACCGGCGACCACGATAGGGCGCGAACGACAGGCGAATCCCTATCTGCAGCCCGGAATGGCAACTCTTTTTGAGAGTTGA
- the moeB gene encoding molybdopterin-synthase adenylyltransferase MoeB has product MPRLNRDQLLALARSEITETTIRELDERLQNGQTPLIIDIRERDEFEQGHLPGAIFVPRGFLELRIEQFAFDRETPIVLYCAGGVRSALAARNLREMGYTDTESLVGGYSGWKNSGLSVQMPRLLTGDQKQRYSRHVLLPEVGQQGQLKLLDARVLLVGAGGLGSPAALYLAAAGVGTLGIIDFDVVDLSNLQRQILHGESWLGQPKVESAIARLNDLNPDVQVVPYQEPITSANALGIIKDYDIVLNGSDNFPTRYLVNDACHFLRKPLVDASIFMFEGQVTVYHPGSPEEGIEQGPCYRCLYPDPPPPGEVPSCAEAGVLGVLPGIVGSIQAVEAIKLILGKGESLIGRLLLFDAMDMSFHTLNVRRDSECPVCGSNPTITALIDYEQFCGLPPTTVASNGH; this is encoded by the coding sequence ATGCCTCGACTCAATCGTGACCAGCTTCTCGCTCTTGCCAGGAGCGAGATCACTGAAACTACGATCCGTGAGCTGGATGAACGCCTGCAAAACGGCCAGACACCACTGATTATCGACATCCGGGAACGGGATGAATTTGAGCAAGGACACCTGCCCGGAGCGATCTTTGTGCCGCGCGGTTTTCTTGAGCTACGAATAGAACAATTCGCCTTCGACCGGGAAACGCCCATCGTGCTTTACTGCGCTGGCGGGGTTCGATCGGCCCTGGCAGCTCGTAACCTGAGGGAAATGGGATACACCGACACAGAGTCTCTTGTCGGCGGTTACAGTGGCTGGAAAAACAGCGGATTGTCCGTCCAGATGCCGCGCCTGCTCACGGGCGACCAGAAACAGCGCTACAGTCGCCACGTCCTGCTGCCCGAGGTTGGGCAGCAAGGGCAGCTAAAGCTGTTGGATGCCAGGGTTCTGCTGGTTGGCGCTGGCGGCCTCGGTTCTCCAGCAGCGCTTTACCTGGCAGCAGCCGGCGTTGGCACGCTGGGAATCATCGATTTTGACGTGGTGGACTTGAGCAATCTCCAGCGCCAGATATTGCACGGCGAGAGTTGGCTCGGCCAACCAAAGGTGGAATCGGCGATCGCCCGTCTCAACGATCTGAACCCTGATGTCCAGGTGGTTCCCTATCAGGAACCCATCACCAGCGCCAATGCCCTGGGCATCATCAAGGACTACGACATCGTGCTCAACGGCTCGGACAACTTCCCTACCCGTTATCTGGTCAACGACGCCTGTCACTTCCTGCGCAAACCGCTGGTGGATGCCAGTATTTTCATGTTCGAAGGCCAGGTTACAGTCTACCATCCCGGATCACCGGAAGAGGGCATCGAACAGGGTCCCTGCTATCGCTGCCTCTACCCAGACCCACCGCCACCCGGTGAGGTGCCGAGCTGCGCCGAAGCCGGCGTGCTTGGCGTGCTGCCCGGTATCGTGGGATCGATTCAGGCAGTGGAAGCAATCAAGCTGATTCTGGGCAAGGGTGAGTCCCTGATTGGCCGCCTGCTGTTGTTCGATGCCATGGATATGAGCTTCCATACTCTCAATGTGCGTCGTGACTCGGAGTGCCCGGTTTGCGGGTCCAATCCAACGATCACGGCGTTGATTGACTACGAGCAGTTCTGTGGCCTGCCACCCACAACTGTCGCCAGCAACGGCCATTAA